One Myxococcales bacterium genomic region harbors:
- a CDS encoding DEAD/DEAH box helicase family protein: protein MTALQTLLEGYRNAAATHREAGTYFEELTVCYLKNEPAYRELYRKVLPYASWAERQGIDKRDAGIDLVAETFTGEVHAIQCKLYAPDYRLQKTDIDSFFTASGKKPFTHRVIVSTTDLWSDHAEEALRDQHTPVTKIDLTALEASVIDWSRFAPKKPLVLRTKKAPRPHQQNAVEKVLAGMVAHDRGKLIMACGTGKTFTSLKIAERMTGRGKRVLFLVPSLALLSQTLTEWTQETEIPIQCFAVCSDSDVGKKRSKDDDTVQTFVHELSYPATTHAARLAAELKKRHDTKHMSVIYATYQSIDVLHRAQKEHGLPELDLIICDEAHRTTGAKFEGEDESHFVRVHDADYLRGRKRLYMTATPRIFGDMAKATAERDNVALCSMDDPAMYGPELEVLTFSEAVKRGLLVDYKVIVLSVEESHVSRRIQSLLKDENNELRVDDAAKIVGCWKALSKRGLAEELVGDDAPMRRAVAFCQVIERQKGAKVHKVSSKQIADMFEAVVEAYQKTEPEEEKARARLRCEAEHVDGSMNASQKEAKIVWLKAETPDDTCRILSNVRCLSEGVDVPALDAVLFLTPRSSQVDVVQSVGRVMRNAPGKKRGYIVLPVVVPAGVEPHEALNDNQTYKVVWQVLQALRSHDDRFDAMVNKLDLDAKDPSKMEVIAITDKIGKRTKKATKADKKKEEAKRDAMLGRGIGSPERGKRGSPSDPPEQRELEFEIGEIERAIYAKLVQKVGNRHHWEDWAKDIAKIARTHIDRITGILENAANVKEREAFDHFAEELRDDLNDSITKDEIIEMLAQHLVTKPVFDALFAGQSFARENSMSRAMQGVLDALHEHHLEKETDTLTRFYESVKMRASGIESAEGKQKIVVELYDKFFRNAFPKMSERLGIVYTPVEIVDFILKSVDHLLRTEFGQTLGSEGVHILDPFTGTGTFITRLLQSGLISKEELPRKYTKEIHANEIVLLAYYIAAINIEAAYHGVIKGTYTPFEGICLTDTFQLYEKDDLVSRVLVDNSARRTRQKKLDIRVIIGNPPYSVGQDSQNDNNQNVAYPALDKRIADTYAARSSAALSKGLYDSYVRAIRWASDRVGKSGIVGFVTNAGFVEAPTFDGLRKCLADEFSSLYVFHLRGNQRTAGERSKREGGKVFGSGSRAPVAVSLLVKNPRATEHGRIYLRDIGDYLTREEKLEAVASFGSVAGISEAGSWLVVSPDEHGDWLKQRDETFTIHVPLGVKDKKDGSSRRLFGTFSLGLVTNRDAWAYAPSTRMVSEQMQAMIAFYDAELARFDGKYVGLDKKARDARIDDFINTDPTKIAWTRGLKNELAKGTRLAFNPGQIVPSLYRPFSKQWLYFDRKLNEMVLQTPRLFPTPGVENRVIGVSAGESRSGYSVLMANVVPSLHAVDMVGSQYFPLYLYDGEASEADADENEASSLFAEPKKAQGTVPTRRDGITDAGLAHFQSAYPGETITKEDLFYYVYGILHSPDYRERYADNLGKELPRIPRVKTAADFWAFSKAGRALGELHVGYERVPEYAAKVEGPASPTSAQYRVEKMRFGKGKDKSTVHYNELITVREIPAEAYDYVVNGKPAIEWVMERQSVTTDKASGIVKDANAWATETVGDARYPLSLLLRVITVSLETMKIVRGLPALDILDAEEPGSAAPKVVPFRHVTPKAEERFKTCVPLVPLQAAAGAFGDAQEGVPELDDPSVAWVSWDGAPRFTKGMFVAQVRGRSMEPTLPDGAYCLFRRASLPSSADRPVLVRHAGTTDPETGGHYTVKRYREEKGPGGRKRIVLQPENPDFEPIVISPAEAEEVTVIGEVVTVLGG from the coding sequence GTGACCGCCCTCCAGACCCTCCTCGAAGGATACCGGAACGCTGCCGCCACCCACCGTGAGGCGGGGACCTACTTCGAGGAGCTGACCGTCTGCTACCTCAAGAACGAACCGGCGTATCGCGAGCTCTATCGGAAGGTGCTGCCCTACGCCTCGTGGGCGGAACGCCAGGGGATCGACAAACGGGACGCGGGGATCGACCTCGTCGCCGAGACGTTCACGGGCGAGGTGCACGCGATCCAGTGTAAGCTCTACGCACCAGACTACCGCCTTCAGAAGACGGACATCGACAGCTTCTTCACCGCGTCTGGCAAGAAGCCGTTCACCCACCGCGTCATCGTCAGCACGACCGACCTGTGGAGCGACCACGCCGAAGAGGCGCTCCGTGATCAACACACGCCCGTCACCAAGATCGACCTCACGGCGCTCGAAGCCAGCGTGATCGACTGGTCGCGTTTCGCGCCCAAAAAGCCGCTCGTGCTCCGCACGAAGAAGGCGCCCCGGCCTCATCAGCAGAACGCCGTCGAGAAGGTGCTCGCCGGGATGGTGGCGCACGATCGCGGCAAGCTCATCATGGCGTGCGGCACGGGGAAGACGTTCACGAGCCTGAAGATCGCCGAGCGCATGACCGGGCGCGGGAAGCGCGTGCTCTTCCTCGTGCCGAGCCTCGCGCTGCTCTCGCAGACGCTCACCGAGTGGACACAGGAGACCGAGATCCCCATCCAGTGCTTCGCGGTGTGCTCGGACAGCGACGTGGGCAAAAAGCGAAGCAAGGACGATGACACCGTGCAGACCTTCGTCCACGAGCTTTCGTACCCGGCGACGACGCACGCCGCCCGCCTCGCGGCCGAGCTGAAGAAGCGTCACGACACGAAGCACATGAGCGTGATCTACGCGACGTACCAGTCGATCGACGTGCTCCACCGCGCGCAGAAGGAGCACGGGCTGCCCGAGCTCGACCTCATCATCTGCGACGAGGCCCACCGAACCACCGGCGCGAAGTTCGAGGGGGAGGACGAGAGCCACTTCGTGCGCGTGCACGACGCCGACTACCTTCGCGGCCGAAAGCGCCTCTACATGACCGCCACGCCGCGCATCTTCGGCGACATGGCGAAGGCCACGGCCGAGCGGGACAACGTCGCGCTCTGCTCGATGGACGACCCGGCGATGTACGGGCCCGAGCTGGAGGTCTTGACGTTCTCCGAGGCTGTAAAACGCGGGTTGCTCGTCGACTACAAGGTGATCGTCCTCTCCGTCGAAGAGTCCCACGTGAGCCGGCGCATCCAGAGCTTGCTGAAGGACGAGAACAACGAGCTGCGGGTCGACGACGCGGCGAAGATCGTCGGGTGCTGGAAGGCGCTCTCGAAGCGTGGGCTCGCCGAGGAGCTCGTGGGCGACGACGCACCCATGCGGCGTGCCGTTGCGTTCTGCCAAGTGATCGAGCGGCAGAAGGGGGCGAAGGTCCACAAGGTCAGCTCGAAACAAATTGCCGACATGTTCGAGGCGGTGGTCGAGGCCTACCAAAAGACCGAGCCCGAAGAAGAGAAGGCGCGCGCGCGCCTGCGGTGCGAGGCCGAGCACGTCGACGGGAGCATGAACGCGTCCCAGAAGGAGGCGAAGATCGTCTGGCTCAAGGCCGAAACGCCCGACGACACTTGCCGCATCTTGAGCAACGTGCGGTGCCTCTCCGAGGGCGTCGACGTGCCCGCGTTGGATGCCGTGCTCTTCCTCACGCCGCGAAGCTCGCAGGTCGACGTCGTCCAGTCGGTGGGCCGCGTGATGCGAAATGCCCCGGGCAAGAAGCGCGGGTATATCGTGCTGCCGGTCGTGGTCCCCGCCGGCGTCGAGCCGCACGAGGCGCTGAACGACAACCAGACCTACAAGGTGGTGTGGCAGGTCCTCCAGGCGCTCCGGTCGCACGACGACCGCTTCGACGCGATGGTGAACAAGCTCGACCTCGACGCGAAGGACCCTTCCAAGATGGAGGTCATCGCGATAACCGACAAGATCGGAAAGCGCACCAAGAAGGCCACGAAGGCCGACAAGAAGAAGGAAGAGGCGAAGAGGGACGCGATGCTGGGCCGCGGGATCGGCTCGCCCGAGCGCGGCAAGCGGGGATCTCCGTCCGACCCACCCGAGCAGCGTGAGCTCGAGTTCGAGATCGGGGAGATCGAGCGGGCCATCTACGCGAAGCTCGTGCAGAAGGTCGGCAACCGCCACCACTGGGAAGACTGGGCGAAAGACATCGCCAAGATCGCCCGAACGCACATCGACCGGATCACTGGCATCCTCGAAAATGCGGCCAACGTGAAAGAGCGCGAGGCCTTCGACCACTTCGCCGAAGAGCTGCGCGACGACCTGAACGACAGCATCACGAAGGACGAGATCATCGAGATGCTCGCGCAGCACCTCGTGACGAAGCCCGTGTTCGACGCGCTCTTCGCGGGCCAGAGCTTCGCGCGGGAGAACTCGATGTCTCGCGCGATGCAGGGGGTGCTCGACGCGCTTCACGAGCACCACCTCGAGAAGGAGACGGACACGCTCACGAGGTTCTACGAGTCGGTGAAGATGCGGGCCTCGGGCATCGAGAGCGCCGAGGGGAAGCAGAAGATCGTCGTCGAGCTCTACGACAAGTTCTTTCGGAACGCTTTCCCCAAGATGTCGGAGCGCCTCGGCATCGTCTACACGCCGGTCGAGATCGTCGACTTCATCTTGAAGAGCGTCGACCACCTTCTCCGTACCGAGTTCGGGCAGACGCTCGGGAGCGAGGGGGTGCACATCCTCGACCCGTTCACGGGGACGGGAACGTTCATCACGCGGCTCTTGCAGAGCGGGCTCATCTCGAAGGAGGAGCTGCCGCGCAAGTACACGAAGGAGATCCACGCCAACGAGATCGTGCTGCTCGCGTACTACATCGCGGCGATAAACATCGAGGCCGCCTACCACGGCGTCATCAAAGGCACGTACACGCCCTTCGAGGGGATCTGCCTCACCGATACGTTCCAGCTCTACGAGAAGGACGACCTCGTCTCGCGCGTGCTGGTCGACAACAGCGCCCGGAGGACGAGGCAGAAGAAGCTCGACATTCGGGTGATCATCGGGAACCCACCGTACTCGGTGGGGCAGGATTCGCAGAACGACAACAACCAGAACGTCGCGTACCCCGCGCTCGACAAGCGTATCGCTGACACCTACGCCGCCAGGTCGTCTGCTGCGCTCTCCAAGGGGCTCTACGACAGCTACGTGCGGGCGATCCGGTGGGCCAGTGACCGTGTTGGCAAGAGCGGCATCGTCGGGTTCGTCACCAACGCCGGCTTCGTCGAGGCTCCCACCTTCGACGGGCTCCGCAAGTGCCTCGCCGACGAGTTCAGCAGTCTCTACGTGTTCCACCTGAGGGGCAACCAGCGCACCGCGGGCGAGCGCTCCAAGAGGGAGGGCGGCAAGGTCTTCGGTAGCGGGAGTCGAGCGCCGGTCGCGGTGTCCCTTCTGGTGAAGAACCCTCGAGCGACCGAGCACGGGCGGATCTACCTCCGCGACATCGGGGACTATCTCACACGCGAGGAGAAGCTCGAGGCGGTGGCGAGCTTCGGCAGCGTGGCCGGGATCTCGGAGGCGGGCAGTTGGTTGGTTGTGTCGCCAGATGAGCACGGCGATTGGCTGAAGCAGCGTGATGAGACGTTCACCATTCATGTGCCTCTTGGGGTGAAGGACAAGAAGGACGGCTCGTCACGGCGGCTCTTCGGCACGTTCTCGCTGGGGCTGGTCACGAACCGCGACGCGTGGGCCTATGCGCCGTCGACGCGCATGGTGTCAGAGCAAATGCAGGCCATGATCGCGTTCTACGACGCAGAGCTGGCTCGCTTTGATGGGAAGTACGTCGGCCTCGATAAAAAGGCGAGAGATGCGCGCATCGACGACTTCATCAACACCGATCCAACGAAGATCGCGTGGACGCGTGGCCTGAAGAACGAGCTCGCGAAGGGAACGCGGCTGGCCTTCAATCCCGGGCAGATCGTTCCCAGCCTCTACCGGCCCTTCTCGAAGCAGTGGCTGTACTTCGACAGGAAGCTTAACGAGATGGTGCTGCAGACGCCGCGACTCTTCCCGACCCCGGGGGTGGAGAATCGCGTCATCGGCGTTTCGGCCGGAGAGTCCCGGTCTGGCTACTCGGTTCTCATGGCGAACGTCGTTCCGAGCCTGCACGCGGTCGACATGGTCGGCTCGCAGTACTTCCCGCTCTACCTCTACGATGGCGAGGCTTCCGAAGCCGATGCCGACGAGAACGAGGCCTCGTCACTTTTCGCGGAGCCGAAGAAGGCGCAGGGCACCGTGCCGACCCGACGCGACGGCATCACCGACGCCGGCCTCGCGCACTTCCAGTCCGCCTACCCCGGCGAGACGATCACCAAAGAAGACCTCTTCTACTACGTGTACGGCATCCTCCACTCGCCGGACTACCGCGAGCGCTACGCCGACAACCTCGGCAAGGAGCTCCCGCGCATCCCGCGTGTGAAGACAGCGGCCGACTTCTGGGCGTTCAGCAAGGCCGGCCGCGCCCTCGGAGAGCTTCACGTCGGGTACGAGCGTGTGCCCGAGTACGCCGCCAAGGTCGAAGGCCCCGCGAGCCCCACGAGCGCGCAGTACCGCGTCGAGAAGATGCGGTTCGGCAAGGGGAAGGACAAGAGCACCGTCCACTACAACGAGCTCATCACGGTGCGTGAGATCCCCGCCGAGGCCTACGACTACGTCGTGAACGGGAAGCCCGCGATCGAGTGGGTGATGGAGCGTCAGAGCGTCACCACGGACAAGGCGAGCGGCATCGTGAAGGACGCCAACGCCTGGGCCACCGAGACCGTCGGCGACGCGCGCTACCCGCTCTCGCTCTTGCTGCGCGTGATCACCGTCAGCCTCGAGACGATGAAGATCGTTCGTGGCCTGCCCGCGCTCGACATCCTCGACGCGGAAGAGCCGGGCTCGGCCGCGCCGAAGGTCGTTCCCTTCCGCCACGTGACCCCGAAGGCCGAAGAGCGCTTCAAGACCTGCGTGCCGCTCGTGCCCCTCCAGGCCGCCGCGGGAGCTTTTGGCGACGCTCAGGAGGGCGTCCCCGAGCTCGACGATCCGAGCGTTGCGTGGGTCTCGTGGGACGGTGCGCCCCGGTTTACGAAGGGCATGTTCGTGGCCCAGGTCCGCGGCCGTTCGATGGAGCCAACGCTCCCGGACGGCGCGTATTGCCTGTTCCGCCGAGCCTCGCTCCCCTCCTCGGCCGACCGCCCGGTGCTCGTTCGCCACGCGGGGACGACCGACCCCGAGACCGGCGGCCACTACACCGTGAAGCGCTACCGCGAGGAGAAGGGCCCAGGCGGTCGGAAGCGCATCGTGCTCCAGCCGGAGAACCCGGACTTCGAGCCGATCGTGATCTCGCCTGCCGAGGCCGAGGAGGTCACGGTCATCGGGGAGGTCGTCACGGTGCTGGGCGGGTAG
- a CDS encoding DUF4265 domain-containing protein, with product MDSGFEVQVPPLFVRDISVGDVLSASFDEKGDVASFRHVSRSGASTIWLLRLEPGADVMSVMAKLRATGCLTVALDDLGCYAASVPESVAMSKIDPILDVLDSNAIAVAFPSFRHPESE from the coding sequence GTGGACTCTGGATTCGAGGTACAAGTCCCCCCGCTCTTCGTGCGAGACATCTCCGTTGGCGATGTCTTGTCCGCCTCGTTCGACGAGAAGGGAGACGTCGCGTCCTTCCGTCACGTGTCCCGCTCTGGAGCGTCGACGATTTGGCTGCTTCGGCTAGAGCCCGGAGCAGACGTCATGAGCGTGATGGCAAAGCTCCGCGCAACTGGATGCCTAACCGTGGCCTTGGACGACCTCGGGTGCTACGCAGCATCCGTTCCGGAGTCAGTGGCCATGTCAAAGATCGACCCCATCCTCGACGTGCTCGACAGCAACGCAATCGCCGTCGCCTTCCCCTCCTTCCGTCATCCCGAGAGCGAGTAA
- a CDS encoding transposase — MKRRTREEWTRIVGEVEQGGKPAEVARRYGVNPSTLRWWRTELRRKASTTRLLPVIVASEERRASASVEVVVGAFTVIVRDTSDVALAVELATRLRGAC; from the coding sequence GTGAAGAGACGAACGCGCGAGGAGTGGACGAGGATCGTGGGCGAGGTCGAGCAGGGCGGGAAGCCTGCGGAGGTCGCTCGTCGCTATGGGGTGAATCCGAGCACGCTGCGCTGGTGGCGGACAGAGCTCCGGAGGAAGGCGTCGACAACAAGGCTTCTCCCGGTGATCGTCGCGTCCGAAGAGCGTCGGGCCTCGGCCAGCGTCGAGGTCGTCGTGGGAGCGTTCACGGTGATCGTGCGCGACACGTCCGACGTCGCGCTCGCGGTCGAGCTCGCCACGCGGCTTCGGGGCGCATGCTGA
- the tnpB gene encoding IS66 family insertion sequence element accessory protein TnpB, giving the protein MLSLPASVRVYLAIEPVDLRRGHDGLCALVRETYALDPHEGHLFAFVGRRGDRVKVLYWERGGFVVWYKRLERGRFRLPHVAPDAKSVVLDAASLAMLTDGVDLRTVRRLDAWAPKKRTA; this is encoded by the coding sequence ATGCTGAGCCTGCCCGCTTCCGTGCGGGTGTATTTGGCAATCGAGCCGGTCGACCTGCGGCGCGGTCACGATGGGCTGTGCGCGCTCGTCCGCGAGACGTACGCCCTCGACCCGCACGAGGGACATCTGTTCGCGTTCGTCGGCCGCCGCGGCGACCGCGTGAAGGTCCTCTACTGGGAACGGGGAGGCTTCGTCGTTTGGTACAAGCGCCTCGAGCGCGGACGGTTTCGCTTGCCGCACGTCGCTCCGGACGCGAAGAGCGTCGTCCTCGACGCCGCGTCGTTGGCCATGCTGACGGATGGCGTCGACCTCAGGACCGTGCGTCGTCTCGACGCCTGGGCACCCAAGAAGCGCACGGCCTGA
- a CDS encoding IS66 family transposase, translated as MTPPKDHTCEWRDAASALQERVAKLEATIAKLESARMRPHRSEKRPKVKLPPPVPPAPPAAAPRPNDDIRHAVLETAVEKLAVPEAKRTCPECSSTSLRAVGAGKTSTVYDYVGPHFRRRVCQRETLSCRCGEYIVTAAPPERVGEKVQFSASFVAHLVTTKCADNRAQYNLAKEYERLGIPISRSTINSLFHRAGKELAPLVERLFERIRDSVVVQADETSIKLQRATKRAFIWAFLGGGLIGYRFAEDRSGETPRTTLLASPGYIVVDAFTGYNKLLALGGRVRGGCLAHARRKIFEADEKSIALDLIGEIYALERRAKTSGITGTSAHAELRRMARPHFARLLIWAREARRTNGPKSLMGRAAGYIVNNFRELGLFLRTPLVPIDNNASEAALRRIALGRKNYLFVGNVEAGKRLAGLYSLVASCEANGKNPVAYLTDVLLRIGRPGQKIDELLPDRWIPS; from the coding sequence TTGACCCCGCCGAAGGACCACACCTGCGAATGGCGTGACGCCGCGTCGGCTCTCCAAGAGCGCGTCGCCAAGCTCGAGGCGACGATCGCCAAGCTCGAGAGCGCTCGCATGCGACCCCATCGCAGCGAGAAGCGCCCGAAGGTGAAGCTGCCTCCGCCCGTGCCGCCTGCTCCACCGGCCGCGGCCCCGAGGCCGAACGACGACATCCGCCACGCCGTGCTCGAGACGGCGGTCGAGAAGCTCGCCGTGCCGGAAGCGAAGCGCACCTGCCCCGAGTGCTCGAGCACGTCCTTGCGCGCCGTCGGTGCTGGCAAGACGTCGACCGTCTACGACTATGTTGGGCCTCACTTCCGGAGGCGTGTCTGTCAGCGCGAGACGCTCTCGTGCCGATGCGGCGAGTACATCGTCACGGCGGCGCCGCCCGAGCGGGTGGGCGAGAAGGTCCAGTTCAGCGCGAGCTTCGTCGCCCACCTCGTGACCACGAAGTGCGCCGACAATCGTGCACAGTACAACCTCGCGAAGGAGTACGAGCGCCTCGGCATTCCCATCTCGCGGAGCACGATCAACTCCCTCTTTCATCGGGCTGGCAAAGAGCTCGCTCCGCTCGTCGAGCGCCTCTTCGAACGCATTCGCGACAGCGTCGTCGTCCAGGCCGACGAGACCAGCATCAAGCTTCAGCGCGCCACGAAGCGAGCCTTCATCTGGGCCTTCCTCGGCGGCGGCCTCATCGGCTACCGCTTCGCGGAAGACCGAAGCGGAGAGACGCCACGAACAACTCTCTTGGCCTCGCCAGGCTACATCGTCGTCGACGCGTTCACCGGGTACAACAAGCTCCTCGCGCTCGGCGGGCGCGTGCGCGGCGGATGCCTCGCTCACGCCAGAAGGAAGATCTTCGAGGCCGACGAGAAGTCCATCGCGCTCGATCTCATCGGCGAGATCTACGCGCTCGAGCGCCGAGCGAAGACCTCGGGAATCACGGGCACGAGTGCCCACGCCGAGCTGCGGCGCATGGCGCGCCCTCACTTCGCCCGACTCTTGATTTGGGCACGCGAGGCGCGTCGCACGAACGGCCCGAAGTCTCTGATGGGGCGTGCGGCCGGCTACATCGTGAACAACTTCCGCGAGCTCGGGCTCTTCCTACGTACGCCCCTCGTCCCCATCGACAACAACGCGTCCGAGGCCGCTCTTCGCCGTATCGCGCTCGGTCGAAAGAACTATCTCTTCGTCGGCAACGTCGAGGCGGGCAAGAGGCTCGCAGGCCTCTACTCCCTCGTCGCGAGCTGCGAGGCCAACGGAAAGAACCCGGTCGCCTACCTCACCGACGTGCTTCTGCGAATCGGTCGTCCTGGCCAGAAAATCGACGAGCTGCTGCCGGACCGCTGGATCCCGTCGTAG
- a CDS encoding polysaccharide deacetylase family protein, with product MRRLAPVLVPLLVACSTQSPARDEPAPLVRPEPVPSASGAPLETAGESTDAATRAIVDTHEHFAHTRAPVPGKLPYFRRRGNSQEIVLTFDCAWVPEDRGLAVLDALREVNVSATFFVAGPFVIGPKGVVNPATTRLVRRIVEDGHEVGNHTRTHPHAAPTVDYGAELGSLEASWRSAVAAAFPEGAPRAAQMLPLWRAPYGEYDARALSAAAAAGFATHVGWNVDLQDSIGLPACPAATECLSAERETQKVVRFARASPEADVIVVLAHLGAPYGFGRDPKGIRELVRTLRAEGRTFAKVSEVLAP from the coding sequence GTGCGCCGTCTCGCTCCCGTGCTCGTCCCTCTCCTCGTCGCGTGCTCGACGCAAAGTCCCGCACGCGACGAGCCCGCGCCGCTCGTTCGTCCCGAGCCCGTCCCGTCGGCCTCGGGGGCACCGCTGGAAACGGCGGGGGAGTCGACCGACGCCGCGACACGCGCGATCGTCGACACGCACGAGCACTTCGCGCACACGCGGGCGCCCGTTCCCGGAAAGCTCCCCTACTTCCGTCGCCGGGGAAACTCCCAGGAGATCGTGCTCACGTTCGACTGCGCGTGGGTGCCCGAGGATCGTGGGCTCGCCGTGCTCGACGCGCTCCGCGAGGTGAACGTGTCGGCGACGTTCTTCGTCGCGGGGCCGTTCGTCATCGGGCCGAAGGGCGTCGTGAATCCGGCGACCACGCGCCTCGTGCGGCGCATCGTCGAGGACGGGCACGAGGTGGGGAACCACACGCGCACGCACCCCCACGCCGCTCCCACGGTCGACTACGGCGCGGAGCTCGGATCGCTCGAAGCTTCGTGGCGCTCGGCCGTCGCCGCGGCGTTCCCCGAAGGCGCTCCTCGTGCGGCGCAGATGCTCCCCTTGTGGCGCGCGCCGTACGGCGAGTACGACGCTCGTGCGCTCTCGGCGGCGGCCGCGGCCGGCTTCGCGACGCACGTGGGGTGGAACGTCGACCTTCAAGACTCGATCGGCCTGCCCGCGTGCCCCGCCGCGACCGAGTGCCTCTCGGCCGAGCGCGAGACGCAGAAGGTCGTGAGGTTCGCCCGCGCGAGCCCGGAGGCCGACGTGATCGTCGTGCTCGCGCACCTCGGCGCACCCTACGGATTCGGTAGGGATCCCAAGGGGATACGTGAGCTCGTGCGCACCCTTCGCGCCGAGGGGCGCACGTTCGCGAAGGTCAGCGAGGTGCTCGCGCCGTGA
- a CDS encoding Uma2 family endonuclease: MAHNPKPERGPFRTHDIAPGDRHELSRGNAIYCGPTGGAGARGTGYGFELLDSDPAVESAGVDAGFAPSDDTLRSPDVSVGVPDQPGWIKGAPPLALEYAGTGQDEASLQSKIVDLLEAGTRWVWVVRLVGPRRVEVYEQGKEPVVRGVGDELLAPGVLQNPVRAEALWDRKAAHEGTLRNLLQRAGYESLEAIREEGREEGREEGREEGREEGRAAALLDVLEARGFTVPEDLRSRVLACRDATLLDTWLRRGVTEASLDAVFATPPGASPR, translated from the coding sequence ATGGCCCACAACCCGAAGCCCGAGCGAGGCCCCTTTCGCACGCACGACATCGCGCCTGGCGATCGCCACGAGCTCTCGCGTGGGAACGCCATCTACTGCGGCCCGACGGGTGGGGCCGGCGCGCGCGGAACGGGGTATGGTTTCGAGCTCTTGGACTCGGATCCTGCGGTCGAGTCGGCGGGGGTGGACGCAGGCTTCGCCCCCTCGGACGACACGCTGCGCTCGCCCGACGTCTCGGTGGGGGTTCCCGATCAACCGGGCTGGATCAAGGGCGCGCCGCCGCTCGCTTTGGAGTACGCCGGCACCGGGCAAGACGAGGCCTCGCTGCAATCCAAGATCGTCGATTTGCTCGAGGCGGGGACACGCTGGGTCTGGGTGGTGCGCCTCGTGGGCCCGCGTCGGGTGGAGGTCTACGAGCAGGGCAAAGAGCCCGTCGTGCGTGGCGTCGGGGACGAGCTTCTCGCGCCCGGCGTGCTCCAGAACCCCGTGCGAGCCGAAGCGTTGTGGGACCGGAAGGCCGCGCACGAGGGCACGCTGCGCAACCTGCTCCAACGTGCGGGCTACGAGAGCCTCGAGGCCATCCGCGAAGAAGGTCGCGAAGAGGGCCGCGAAGAGGGGCGTGAAGAAGGCCGTGAAGAAGGCCGCGCTGCTGCGCTCCTGGATGTGCTCGAGGCCCGCGGCTTCACGGTACCCGAGGACCTGAGGTCGCGCGTGCTCGCCTGCCGCGACGCCACGCTGCTCGACACGTGGCTCCGACGTGGGGTCACGGAGGCATCGCTCGATGCCGTGTTCGCGACGCCGCCTGGCGCGTCTCCTCGATAG
- a CDS encoding DoxX family protein codes for MKAAFKGVAIARVFLGLAFVVFGLNGFLQFIPMPAPPEKAGAFLGALAATGYMFPLIKGTELFAGLALLSGRFVPLALTVLAPVVLHIVAYHAALAPAGLGLPIVLAALGIYLAYAYRGSFRSVLDMNARPTVAASEGAELRTADTAAE; via the coding sequence ATGAAAGCTGCCTTCAAAGGTGTTGCTATTGCTCGTGTTTTTCTCGGTCTTGCGTTCGTCGTCTTCGGCTTGAACGGGTTTCTCCAGTTCATCCCGATGCCGGCCCCGCCCGAGAAGGCCGGGGCGTTCCTCGGGGCGCTCGCGGCGACCGGGTACATGTTCCCGCTCATCAAGGGCACCGAGCTCTTCGCGGGGCTCGCGCTCCTCTCGGGGCGGTTCGTGCCGCTCGCGCTCACGGTGCTCGCGCCCGTCGTGCTCCACATCGTCGCGTATCACGCGGCCCTCGCGCCCGCGGGGCTCGGCTTGCCCATCGTGCTCGCGGCGCTCGGGATCTATCTCGCGTATGCGTACCGAGGCTCGTTCCGTTCCGTGCTCGACATGAACGCGCGTCCGACCGTCGCTGCGTCCGAGGGAGCAGAGCTGCGCACGGCCGACACGGCCGCCGAGTGA